The following proteins come from a genomic window of Crassostrea angulata isolate pt1a10 chromosome 1, ASM2561291v2, whole genome shotgun sequence:
- the LOC128170822 gene encoding LOW QUALITY PROTEIN: peroxidase-like protein (The sequence of the model RefSeq protein was modified relative to this genomic sequence to represent the inferred CDS: substituted 1 base at 1 genomic stop codon), which translates to MPKCDFSDPYRRTDGQCNNPINPLLGSSFTPQQRVVPNAYDNLIDAPRTRSVDNSPLPSARTVSNRVFQWTFRGMTPVSAKYSTFLTNHGQFINHDVISTPTETLPTNNPILDCCDPIGGSIKPEACFIIPVNTEERDPWFPPYQKCMHFVRQAGAPPLGCQTGVREQINERTSFVDGSMIYGSDSSRENQLREKSNGRLAEHIENLLPPHPQGCPAEIKATRDCFVAGDHRQSETPTLTVPHITWLRRHNLIADALRNATGITNDETLFQETKRIVIAELQHVTXNEFLPALLSDKTIKAFNLRSRRSGHVDNYNLFIDPRTINAFGVAAYRMGHSLVRNTVGHLGKGRPKTFPIYKHFEVPDLMYEGGYELMARWMSREPKSRSDRFLVDGIRNRLFENFNFLGPSVETPSLDLGALNVQRGRDHGIPSYNAYRQFCGLPKANFFAVTHGGLVNHSPQSAKALQQAYRHPDDIDLFAGGISETPDNGSILGSTFQCLIAYQFSLYKQGDRFWYERKFQENPVAAFTKAELSQIKKVTYSKVLCSVMNNIGVPHSFQPRLMLRSNSRGNSPLSCKKILRKSTLGFKIKPFTQQLRKLGGNRKGSYSPLSYSRLNQGMRSIIYGPNS; encoded by the exons ATGCCTAAATGTGACTTCAGCGACCCCTACCGACGAACAGACGGACAATGTAACAACCCGATCAACCCTCTCCTGGGATCCTCCTTCACTCCTCAACAGCGAGTGGTACCAAATGCCTACGATAATC TGATTGATGCCCCCCGTACACGGTCTGTTGACAACTCCCCCCTGCCCAGTGCCCGGACTGTCAGTAACAGGGTCTTCCAGTGGACCTTCAGGGGCATGACCCCGGTCAGTGCCAAGTACTCCACTTTTCTAACCAACCATGGACAGTTTATCAATCACGATGTCATCTCCACACCCACAGAAACAC TTCCGACAAACAATCCTATTCTAGACTGTTGCGACCCTATTGG AGGTTCCATAAAACCCGAGGCCTGCTTCATCATCCCTGTTAACACTGAGGAGCGAGACCCCTGGTTTCCTCCGTATCAGAAATGTATGCACTTTGTCCGTCAAGCCGGTGCACCTCCTTTGGGATGCCAAACCG GTGTCCGGGAACAGATTAATGAGAGGACGTCGTTCGTGGACGGTTCTATGATCTATGGATCAGATTCAAGTAGGGAAAATCAGCTTAGAGAAAAAT CTAATGGAAGGCTTGCCGAGCATATTGAAAATCTTCTGCCCCCACACCCACAAGGCTGTCCGGCAGAAATCAAGGCGACGAGAGACTGCTTCGTGGCGG GAGACCACAGACAGAGTGAAACACCAACTCTCACTGTGCCTCACATCACGTGGTTAAGACGTCACAACTTGATTGCTGACGCATTAAGGAACGCGACAGGTATAACAAACGATGAAACACTTTTCCAGGAGACCAAAAGGATAGTTATTGCGGAACTCCAACACGTaacttaaaatgaatttttaccAGCTCTCCTTTCTGATAAAACTATTAAAGCTTTTAACCTTCGATCCCGACGGTCCGGCCATGTTGACAATTACAATCTTTTCATTGACCCTAGGACCATTAATGCATTTGGTGTGGCGGCCTACCGAATGGGTCACAGTTTGGTCCGGAATACCGTCGGACATCTTGGTAAGGGAAGGCCTAAGACCTTTCCTATATACAAACATTTTGAGGTCCCAGATTTAATGTATGAAGGTGGATATGAACTTATGGCTAGGTGGATGTCAAGGGAACCTAAATCCAGGTCTGACCGATTTCTAGTGGACGGGATCAGAAATAGActgtttgaaaatttcaattttttgggaCCTTCAGTTGAAACGCCTTCCTTAGATTTGGGAGCTCTCAATGTCCAAAGGGGTCGAGATCATGGCATTCCGTCCTACAATGCTTACCGACAGTTCTGTGGACTTCCGAAAGCCAACTTCTTCGCAGTAACGCACGGAGGTTTGGTTAACCACAGCCCACAATCAGCAAAGGCACTTCAACAAGCCtatag ACATCCTGACGACATCGATTTGTTTGCTGGTGGTATTTCTGAAACACCTGACAATGGCAGTATATTGGGGTCCACGTTCCAATGTTTGATAGCCTATCAGTTCAGCCTCTACAAACAAGGTGATAGATTTTGGTACGAAAGGAAATTCCAAGAAAACCCAGTAGCCGCATTTACCAAAG CCGAGCTTTCTCAAATCAAAAAGGTTACATACTCAAAGGTATTGTGTTCTGTGATGAATAATATTGGCGTCCCTCATTCCTTCCAACCTCGATTGATGTTGCGATCCAACAGTCGTGG AAATTCTCCGTTGTCATGCAAGAAAATACTTAGAAAAAGTACTCTTGGATTCAAAATAAAGCCATTTACCCAACAACTCCGAAAGTTAGGCGGGAACAGGAAAGGAAGCTACAGTCCCTTGTCATACTCTCGCTTGAATCAAGGCATGCGCAGTATTATCTATGGGCCTAATAGTTAA
- the LOC128185282 gene encoding uncharacterized protein LOC128185282, producing MARRVSQISAHETVVIPNDLTDEQFEEIKESFHKIDLNGDGRLSRRELMKAAAILGMNPTDKDIDAMMKDVDKNNDGFISFKEYLKIMQDNYREVDLEKERMKAAFRYIDKDNDGFLTLKELKTILSHNNSGISDQEIEQFFKQIDTDGDGKIDYEEFIESDLCSAVF from the exons ATGGCGAGAAGGGTCAGTCAGATCTCGGCCCACGAGACGGTGGTCATTCCAAACGACCTGACGGACGAGCAGTTTGAAG aaataaaagagTCTTTTCACAAGATAGACTTGAATGGAGATGGGAGGTTATCTCGGCGCGAGTTGATGAAGGCGGCGGCTATATTAGGGATGAACCCGACGGACAAGGACATCGACGCCATGATGAAAGACGTGGACAAAAATA ATGACGGCTTTATCAGCTTCAAGGAATATCTGAAGATAATGCAAGACAACTACAGGGAGGTGGATCTCGAGAAGGAGCGGATGAAGGCGGCCTTCCGGTACATAGACAAGGACAACGACGGATTCCTGACCCTGAAGGAACTCAAGACCATCCTGTCCCACAACAACTCGGGGATCTCCGACCAGGAAATCGAACAGTTCTTTAAGCAGATCGACACGGACGGCGACGGAAAGATTGACTATGAAG aattCATCGAATCTGACCTATGTTCTGcagtattttga